One region of Oryza sativa Japonica Group chromosome 5, ASM3414082v1 genomic DNA includes:
- the LOC4339505 gene encoding uncharacterized protein, with translation MRRPTIEEKLATYSMFQVRQGSTVPITAREWLDSVMAGVGSISLAVRGAGSISAAAGAGDGACSSSVAVAGTGSISAAGAADGPSSSSVAVAGTGLISAAGAADGACSSSVAVAGTGSISAARAGDGPFSSSVAGAGAGSISATAGAGHGAGSSSVAAAGSGEAPARRKRTPGRWRRIPRTLPHPCLRKRPMTWEELLADSLDMSDEVHCFREEDKPAFRKSKAQMARFYQRMIDIENNKIKQIFRPRVPSDTHEQHLTAEEMEAEFAGKKVSSQACHFANLAINHYNNIEENIVKIELCTVLLSNCFHEICGSTYAHVNFTARAEDDDQAKKRLYFAELKLNPDLLAKRRERFVELSLDPNIVGCADDIEPMCVVSIHNLQGSCFGGCHEINRRIDYVMIRNQDYERCHACSDRIKHPYGTEFIAGHDSSKIPYYTAG, from the exons ATGAGGAGGCCCACCATAGAAGAGAAACTGGCGACCTACTCCATGTTCCAGGTTCGTCAGGGATCCACCGTCCCGATCACCGCGCGGGAGTGGCTGGACTCTGTGATGGCTGGAGTTGGCTCGATCTCTCTGGCGGTGCGGGGTGCTGGCTCGatctcggcggcggcaggagcggGAGATGGGGCTTGCTCGAGctcagtggcggtggcggggactGGCTCGAtctcggcggcgggagcggcagaTGGGCCTTCCTCAAGctcagtggcggtggcggggactGGCTTGAtctcggcggcgggagcggcagaTGGGGCTTGCTCGAGctcagtggcggtggcggggactGGCTCGAtctcggcggcgcgagcgggagatgGGCCTTTCTCGAGCTCagtggcgggggcgggggctGGCTCCatctcggcgacggcgggagcgggACATGGAGCTGGGTCGAGCTCAGTTGCGGCGGCGGGGTCAGGCGAAgccccggcgaggaggaagaggacgcctgggagatggaggaggatcCCTCGCACGCTACCTCATCCTTGCCTGAGAAAGAGGCCCATGACATGGGAGGAGCTTCTCGCGGACAGCTTGGACATGAGCGATGAGGTTCACTGCTTCAGAGAGGAGGATAAGCCCGCTTTCCGCAAGTCCAAGGCGCAGATGGCCAGGTTCTATCAGAGGATGATCGACATCGAGAATAACAAGATCAAACAAATCTTCCGACCCCGCGTCCCATCCGATACACA CGAGCAACATTTGACCGCAGAAGAGATGGAGGCAGAGTTCGCTGGCAAGAAAGTTTCTTCCCAAGCTTGTCACTTTGCCAATTTAGCAATTAACCACTACAACAATATTGAGGAGAACATT GTTAAGATTGAGCTTTGTACTGTTCTTTTATCAAATTGTTTTCATGAGATCTGTGGGTCCACATACGCCCATGTCAACTTTACTGCCAGGGCTGAGGATGATGATCAGGCTAAGAAGAGACTATACTTTGCAGAGCTCAAGTTGAATCCGGATCTTCTGGCAAAGAGGAGGGAACGCTTTGTAGAGTTGAGCCTTGATCCAAATATTGTTGGATGTGCTGATGATATCGAGCCCATGTGTGTCGTCTCTATACACAATCTTCAGGGTTCTTGTTTTG GTGGATGCCATGAGATCAACAGGAGAATTGATTATGTAATGATCAGGAATCAGGACTACGAGCGTTGTCACGCATGTAGCGATCGTATCAAGCATCCATACGGGACAGAATTTATTGCAGGGCATGATAGTTCCAAGATTCCGTATTACACTGCAGGCTGA